The proteins below come from a single Pseudochaenichthys georgianus chromosome 14, fPseGeo1.2, whole genome shotgun sequence genomic window:
- the LOC117458885 gene encoding myosin heavy chain, clone 203-like translates to MADRTPFRHNHSVISFLSFHGERLLQKSSQPSVGSWHAPMFASAHTDVVQGHNNGEHLAMSPKSLLQPLDQVLLYAEEKLKKQSLEEVALREEIAKMALKQVSTSEALEELMGFQTQANEEKEAMEAKINEMEEDFKKEKTTWSDLSCQRLEEISSLGTELLDARSHIDHLKEENAKLTMKDDSISEALKELMGLHTQAKTEMEAKVNHMEEDFNKEKKSLRTELSVLQSHIDHLKEENAKLTMKDDSTSEAFEELFDLQPQAKMEKEDFNKEKTSLKMKLPDAHSNIHHLKEELLESRREAEREITSLQERFSIQIQESSATVDHWREVVRGTEEEPATTLRESKEAWQARFKELEENIESKGGLISSLIDQMRASADSKYEALEETYQTELTEKENSVAEMMLPKKPKKKWWERRLHLRRQLDRAIASTSRDGLRYASF, encoded by the exons ATGGCCGACAGAACGCCATTCAGACACAATCACTCTGTAATATCTTTCCTATCCTTCCACGGAGAGCGACTCTTGCAG AAAAGCTCTCAGCCCTCTGTTGGCTCGTGGCATGCGCCGATGTTTGCATCTGCACATACAGATGTTGTGCAGGGTCACAACAATGGAGAACATCTTGCCATGTCTCCTAAATCCTTGCTGCAGCCTCTGGATCAAGTTCTTCTCTACGCTGAGGAGAAGCTCAAGAAGCAGAGCCTTGAGGAAGTCGCCTTGAGGGAAGAAATTGCCAAGATGGCACTGAAGCAAGTCAGCACCTCTGAAGCCTTGGAGGAGCTGATGGGCTTTCAGACCCAGGCCAATGAGGAGAAGGAGGCAATGGAGGCCAAGATAAATGAGATGGAGGAGGACTTTAAAAAAGAGAAGACAACATGGTCGGATCTGAGCTGCCAACGGCTGGAAGAAATTAGTAGCTTAGGGACGGAGCTGTTGGATGCTCGGTCACACATCGACCACCTGAAGGAAGAAAATGCCAAGCTGACGATGAAGGATGACAGCATCTCTGAAGCCCTCAAAGAACTAATGGGCCTTCATACCCAGGCCAAGACAGAGATGGAGGCCAAGGTAAATCACATGGAGGAGGACTTTAATAAAGAGAAGAAGAGCTTGAGGACGGAGCTGTCGGTTCTTCAGTCACACATCGACCACCTGAAGGAAGAAAATGCCAAGCTGACGATGAAGGATGACAGCACCTCTGAAGCCTTTGAGGAACTGTTTGACCTTCAGCCCCAGGCtaagatggagaaggaggactTTAATAAAGAGAAGACAAGCTTAAAGATGAAGCTGCCGGATGCTCATTCAAACATCCACCATCTGAAGGAGGAGCTCTTGGAAAGCAGaagagaagcagagagagaaATCACATCTCTTCAAGAACGTTTCAGCATTCAGATACAGGAGAGTTCTGCCACTGTGGATCACTGGAGAGAGGTGGTCCGAGGCACAGAGGAGGAACCTGCCACAACATTAAGGGAATCAAAGGAAGCGTGGCAGGCGAGATTTAAAGAGCTGGAAGAGAATATTGAATCAAAAGGAGGTCTCATCTCCAGCTTGATTGATCAAATGAGAGCATCCGCAGACAGTAAATACGAGGCCCTGGAAGAAACCTACCAGACGGAGCTGACGGAGAAGGAGAACAGCGTGGCAGAGATG ATGCTTCCCAAAAAGCCGAAAAAGAAATGGTGGGAGAGACGACTTCACCTCAGGAGGCAGCTAGATCGAGCCATAGCTAGTACCTCCAGAGACGGGCTCCGTTATGCCTCATTCTAA